From the Thermococcus sp. 18S1 genome, one window contains:
- a CDS encoding glycine C-acetyltransferase, translated as MAKLDWIKEELKELKDKGLYVTIRKLESSQGPWVVVDGKRVLNMCSNNYLGLAAHPKIKEAAIRAILDYGVGAGAVRTIAGTMELHVELEEKLAKFKKREAAILFQSGYNANLGALSALLTKKDNGVFISEELNHASIIDGMRLSGAPKVIYKHLDMDDLKKKLEENKDKEKKIIVSDGVFSMDGDLAPLPEMAELAEQYDAMLYIDDAHGEGVLGDSGRGIVDHFKLHDRVDFEMGTLSKAFGVIGGYVAGPEEAIDYLRQRGRPFLFSSAPNPPDVAAAIASVEILQHSDELVRKLWDNTHFLQNGLRDLGYDLGGTKHPITPVMLYDEKTAQEFSRRLYDEYNIFAQAIVYPTVPLGTARIRLEPSAAHSKEDLQYVLDAFEDLGKKTGFLK; from the coding sequence ATGGCAAAGCTGGACTGGATTAAGGAAGAGCTCAAAGAGCTCAAGGACAAGGGCTTGTATGTAACCATAAGAAAGCTCGAGAGCTCCCAGGGACCCTGGGTCGTCGTTGACGGAAAGCGCGTTCTGAATATGTGTTCGAACAACTACCTCGGTTTGGCCGCACACCCCAAGATAAAGGAGGCCGCGATAAGGGCCATCCTCGACTACGGCGTCGGTGCCGGAGCTGTTAGGACCATCGCCGGTACCATGGAGCTCCACGTGGAGCTCGAGGAGAAGCTGGCCAAGTTCAAGAAGAGGGAAGCTGCAATACTCTTCCAGAGCGGCTACAACGCCAACCTCGGCGCTTTAAGTGCTCTCCTCACCAAGAAGGACAACGGCGTGTTCATCAGCGAGGAGCTCAACCACGCGAGCATTATAGACGGAATGCGCCTCAGCGGTGCTCCGAAGGTCATCTACAAGCACCTCGACATGGACGACCTCAAGAAGAAGCTTGAGGAGAACAAGGACAAGGAGAAGAAGATAATCGTCAGCGATGGTGTCTTCTCGATGGACGGTGACCTCGCCCCGCTGCCGGAGATGGCGGAGCTGGCCGAGCAGTACGATGCGATGCTCTACATAGACGACGCCCACGGTGAGGGTGTCCTCGGAGACAGCGGAAGGGGTATAGTTGACCACTTCAAACTCCACGACCGCGTTGACTTCGAGATGGGTACGCTGAGCAAGGCCTTCGGTGTCATCGGCGGCTACGTCGCCGGACCGGAGGAGGCCATCGACTACCTCCGCCAGCGCGGAAGGCCGTTCCTCTTCTCAAGCGCCCCGAACCCGCCCGACGTCGCCGCGGCCATAGCTTCCGTCGAGATACTCCAGCACAGCGACGAGCTCGTCAGGAAGCTCTGGGACAACACCCACTTCCTCCAGAACGGGCTGAGGGACCTCGGCTACGACCTCGGCGGAACCAAGCACCCGATCACCCCGGTCATGCTCTACGACGAGAAGACCGCCCAGGAGTTCTCAAGGAGGCTCTACGACGAGTACAACATCTTCGCGCAGGCCATCGTCTACCCGACCGTCCCGCTCGGAACCGCGAGGATAAGGCTCGAGCCTTCAGCGGCCCACAGCAAGGAGGACCTCCAGTACGTGCTGGATGCCTTCGAGGACCTCGGAAAGAAGACCGGGTTCCTGAAGTGA
- a CDS encoding replication factor C small subunit has product MPDEVQEVRILEKPWVEKYRPARLDDIVGQAHIVKRLKHYAKTGSMPHLLFAGPPGVGKTTAALALARELFGEHWRHNFLELNASDERGINVIREKVKEFARTKPIGGASFKIIFLDEADALTQDAQQALRRTMEMFSNNVRFILSCNYSSKIIEPIQSRCAIFRFRPLNDEDVAERIRHIAENEGLELTEDGLQAILYVAEGDLRRAINVLQAAAALDKTITDENVFLVASRARPEDVRDMMNLALEGNFLKAREKLREILLKQGLSGEDVLIQMHREVFNLPIPEDRKVALADKIGEYNFRLVEGANEMIQLEALLAQFTIMGK; this is encoded by the coding sequence ATGCCGGATGAAGTTCAGGAAGTTAGGATTCTTGAAAAGCCCTGGGTTGAGAAATACAGGCCCGCGAGGCTCGATGACATCGTCGGTCAGGCTCACATAGTCAAAAGGCTCAAGCACTACGCCAAAACCGGCTCCATGCCGCACCTTCTCTTCGCCGGCCCGCCCGGCGTCGGAAAGACGACTGCCGCTCTGGCCCTCGCCCGCGAGCTTTTCGGGGAGCACTGGAGGCACAACTTCCTCGAGCTCAACGCGAGCGACGAGCGCGGCATAAACGTCATCCGTGAGAAGGTGAAAGAGTTCGCGAGAACCAAGCCGATAGGCGGGGCGAGCTTCAAGATAATCTTCCTCGACGAGGCGGACGCTTTGACCCAGGACGCCCAGCAGGCGCTGAGGAGAACGATGGAGATGTTCTCGAACAACGTTCGCTTCATCCTGAGCTGCAACTACTCCTCCAAGATTATCGAACCCATCCAGAGCCGCTGTGCAATCTTCCGCTTCAGGCCGCTCAACGACGAGGACGTGGCCGAGCGCATACGGCACATAGCGGAGAACGAGGGGCTCGAGCTGACGGAGGACGGCCTCCAGGCCATACTGTACGTTGCCGAGGGAGACCTCAGGAGAGCAATAAACGTCCTGCAGGCGGCCGCGGCGCTCGATAAAACGATAACCGATGAGAACGTCTTTCTCGTCGCGAGCAGGGCCAGGCCGGAGGATGTGCGCGATATGATGAACCTGGCACTGGAGGGCAACTTCCTCAAGGCGAGGGAGAAGCTCAGGGAGATTCTCCTCAAGCAGGGCCTCAGCGGTGAGGACGTGCTGATCCAGATGCACAGGGAGGTCTTCAACCTGCCGATTCCCGAGGACAGGAAAGTTGCACTGGCGGATAAGATAGGTGAGTACAACTTCCGCCTCGTT